In Trichoplusia ni isolate ovarian cell line Hi5 chromosome 17, tn1, whole genome shotgun sequence, the DNA window attattgtagatatgaaaaaaaacaaggcacTGCTCCGCGGGTCCCCTTATACAGCCGAGCTGAAATTAGGCTGATCTGCAAAAAAGACATTACAGtactaaacattttatgttaagCAGACccctttatatttaaaaatcaaaactatGCTGGAGATCAACACCTGACTAATATAGCAccagatttagaaaaaaaaatacatctctCCCGATCTATAGCTTTCTCAGTGAACTGTGATCACTTTAAGCACAGGaccaattattaaaatatggcTGCCATGATCGGGTTCTTTTTAAACacgatttataaaataaacaataggttTAAATTTGTTATCATATGTCAAGCAAAATCGGATAATCCCGCTTGAAATATGTCGCTACACTGTGTCCTTACGACATCAATGTTGCTGAAGTCACGTTACATTATTGGCAACTCAAGTTTCAGAACATTTGTCACCTAGTGTATCCCTGACTTAAGACTAACGATTCTTTTTCAGCGTTAATGTAGTTATCGACGTGTTTACTTAACGCGGTCAGTATAGTTAAAGGGACGATTTGTCAGCACATGTATCTTTATAAGCCGTGATTAGTGATAGTCCTTCCTTAATAGGCGTGTGTGATCGCGTGTTAATTACCGCTATGCAGCATAATTACTTGCATGAGCGGTATTGACGGATTTACAATTAATCTGTGTAATGGATCGTGAAGCCCTTGAAACGGCAAAAGAAACTTAGGTTTCACGTATTATACactattatttttctactaATTGGCAAGGATTCAACCTAATGTCGTTAAAATTGTCTAACACCCCCAAATCGACACACGAATTGGAATATAAGCAGAACGATTCGCGATTTTATTATAGTTGAAGTCCAGCTAACAAACAAATATTGTCTCAAAGATGTTTTTGCAAGTAAgttctaatatttttgtttagttaaaaattgttaatataaacagtgcaaaaaataaaatataaaattgtgtcagtgtcttaattaaatattataaataaaataattacagattGATTGACTTATTATACTATTGATTGATATCACTGTTAATTGGTGttgaaataataacaattgtttTCCTATATCGGTTTCCATCAAATAGTCGCGGAAACATCGCTTTACATACCCGACTGCATTAACATGTATGAATATTCGTAGTAAGTGAACATGTGTGGTTCCAGGTAGCCGCTTTATGTCTGCTGGCAGTGAGTGCGCACGCGCACGTGGCCGTGTCGCACCATTCCCGGGTCGACCACTACAAGCACGGCCACGACCACTTCGACCACAAGGTCCACCATCCGATTCACCATGACCACCACCATGACCACCATGAAGTGCACCATGGACATGACGATGGTCACCACGGACACCACATTGAGCATCACGATGAACACCACTACGTAAGTATCGATACTCTTACTTTTAATGGTTCAGTAGTTCTATATGCAAAGGATATAAAACCAGCTTCACTGATTATACGTTTGTCTGTTACCAGTATGTATCTTATGAGGCGTGATAGCTATTTTCACTAAAGGTGTATTATTATTACCaccataataaacaaataaaaatccttTGAAAGCAATGGTGGGACATAAATAATGATTGGTGACCAAAATTCCATCAGTGCCTATACTATGCTCCTAAAGTGGAATTACCGTTTACGTACTCACGACCTTAAGGGGAAATTCAACATTACTCCCGAGCACAAGCACACTGTATTCCCACAAACGTCATATTACCAAATGCCGTATGTTTCAGGACTCGCACCACCCGTCCTACAAGTTCGAGTACTCCGTGAAGGACGAGCACACCGGCGACCACAAGGCTCAGGAGGAGCACCGCGACGGCGACGTCGTCAAGGGACACTACTTCCTCGTGGAGCCCGATGGCAATGAGCGTACTGTTCATTACTCCGCTGATGACCACCACGGGTATGTAACCTCTTTAAATAAACCAGATGCTCTAGGGCATCTGGTTTATTAAGAGTTCTAGATGCCCTAGACTATGCTAAATTGCATTAGAAAATTTCAAAcgagtgaaaatatttttacagtttgACACGTCAAGACAAGTGACTGCGGTCCGTCGACTCAATACATTTGAGTCGTTTAATCAAAGTTAACCCTTGCAGTCATGTAACATACATATATCTACAAATGTAGAAATGAGATCGCCAATTGCTCTAAATTGCCCCATCTCGCATCACTTTATTATATACTAAGATTAACAAATCTTTTTCTGTTGTTACAGTTTCAGAGCTGATGTTCACCACAAGACGGCTCACCACCACATCATCCcccaccatcatcatcatcatcatgatcatgGTCACCATTAATCTGGACTGTTTATCAACTCCGAACTCTTCGATCTCGACTAAATTATGTAATCATCATATACCATTAACTTCGCAAAGTAAGTCAGCGCtgacaaataaaacttatacaaaaaattgaagtctttaatttattcctgaatttatacatttaacgcttttatttatacatttttctgataatttatacaattaatatGCTTTATCTGGATTACGTCCATGGTCGACACTATATTCTACTCCTTGGTTGTATTGATTGGGTTTTCCCTGTCGTCTGGTCACCGTATTTTGGACGGGGTAAGTCCCTCTCTCGGCAGCATACCCTGGTCCTGTTTCATCATAACTATGCACAGTGTTGACAGGAACATCGGGTTTATATCCCGCACCCAAATGAGAGTGCTTATTTGGCTCATTTCTTCTCACTACTGCGTTAAATCTGTGAcaaggaattaaataaatgtcagttttaaaattagaagcatggtctaaaatacttttcatattAAACAATGTACAACTATAAAATTTCAACGGAATTCGTAATTTGAGTACAAGTCTGCGGatttaaaatcgaaaacaaattaaatctttattctAAAATCATGTAGGTtgtaggtaatatttattacttgacggtataaatatttgaaataaaaaaaatatcgggTTAGAAACTCAACTTTCAAAACAGCTCATATTACAAATTGCTTTCATTCAGATTTATATAATTCAGTAATCATCTTaatagaaacgaaaaaaaaagcaagaaaattatttttaaacgctaCATACAACTTTTAGTCTATAATTAACCAAATCcgtattacaaaacaattaatcatCGAtagactaaaataataaaagtggtCAAGTAAAATTTAGCTAGCTTAGTAGCAGGCAGTATCGGTCACCGGTGAGCTACCGTTTCAGATCACATCGGTCACCGGTGGCCGACGTCATACACTAACCCGTGTAATGCGTCAGCTGTGTACTCGACAGTACGCAGTGCACCGTCGGGCTCATACAGGGTGTACACTCCTCGAACCTTGTCTCCGTCGCGGCTCTCCCAGTGACTCTTACGGTCACCTGTTTGATGGTCAGACACCTCgtatttgtattcatatttagCCTGAGAAGGAAAATTGAAATATAGTTAAACTGTTATTTTCTGTAATGATATAAAAGTGACAAATATAGTAAATGTTccttatgtatatttaacacCAGCACttaatgtacctatatttaacaaataaatattcttgattttTGACAAAGACAGAGGAACACCTTACAAGGGAAAGAAATTACATAATCTTCAACTTACGTGACTTCCACTACTACTAGGGCCCACGGGCGTTGGCGCTAAAAAAGAAACACTTATACAACAACTAAAAAACAGAACACTATCGTTTCTTATATTCACAATCAGCAAATTAtacgattattttattgagtaaaAGACAGTTGTCACTTATACGctcaataatgaaaaatgtgtgtATTACTAGTAACTGGAGCAGCTGGTGCTGCCGGGAGCTGGTGGAACACAATGCTTTGGGAAGAAGTTGCGTGCTGCAGCATGGCTACAGGCGCCCCGCTCGCAAACAACCAACTGTTCAACAACCACACCATCTGAAACAACAGCCAACAAAAGTATTCGCTTAGATCtctattgtattaaaaacttcttgcGTACAACTATACATTATTGGCTGTACATTTCGGAATCATGACAAGGTGCTGCGCCATTGCACATTTAGCTCTGTAGAATTATTTAGtacaatttgaaattgtttatctttataataGAACTACAGTTAATATATCAAATCACACCACGAAGTTAAGTTTAAAGCTACTAAACAAGTGTCACAACAATACTTTATTGGTTACACTGCGTCTTTATCACACAACGCTTTGCTCGAGATTAACTATATCGCATTACAAAATTGAtcaacttaatttttaaattaatccaattaatatttctttatcccataaaacatttttcacatGCCTTTAAATACACGAAATCCATGATAGAGCCGAGACTCCGAGCGCAATGAAGACGTAAATAAGGTAAGCCAGTGGATTGAAGGGACTCGTCTCGTCAAACTGCATTTTATAGGGTCATCTCATCTGATAAGGGGAACAATGTGGTTGTCGGCGGATGTATGCCTCGGCAAAGGTCCTTGTCAATTAAAATAGTTGATAGTACTGTATGCAAACGTAAATGAGATATGTAGTAAAACATTAGTATTTGTGTCTGATTGTAATTTGATATTCTTGCCGACGTTGTTGGTCTGCTTTTTgtctattgttttgttatttgctgTTACAAGTAGGTTCTTAGCTCGAGATCTTAGTACGGCACGACTGACACACATACGGTTATTCTcagtttttgtgttttacagGAACGTAATCTAATTTCCTACAGATTTTATTATGTGGGGACCtaattgtcttttttaatacaataactgataaataattcacttttttaatatcatacatGGATAAAAAGCTAATGGATACTAACCTTCAATAATTTCACAAAGCAAAATGTTTTCTCAAAATACAAGAATGTACAACAAAAATAGTACAACGTTGTAGATTGAAATAAGCCTTTATGCCtgttattacataataataaaatgtacagccctctatgtatttattattgaaactgTAGAGCAAGCATGATTCGAGTTTGGCTTGACTTTGAACAATCTAGATCATGTCCGTGCCCAATACTTTCAAATTTGTGTTTCATATTTTCGCTAGAGGGCGCCATGCTAACATATTATATCTACTTCCATCTACTAGCGTTGGGTATCAGAGTACATTATCACTATCTGAGTCAGCGTGTTCAGTTTACAAACTAGTAGGTTAGGTATATCTAACTCTGTGTCACAAAGAGATTATGTTTTGACTAATGATGGCTCTCGTAAAAGCCAAGatgaaatttcttttaaaaaagtataactCCAAAATGACAATTGCATATTGAAATCTACCCAGgcataataaaaactacttcATTTCAATTAGTAGGTTTATAAATTctaaagtatttcaaaattaaaacgttGAGTAACATCACTTTTCGCCCCGGGTAACATTCAACTCTTGAATGGAGTTTTACATGACTCTAATTGGTGACTGTTATAAATCTCAAATTTCAAGTCCCAATTAGAAATGTGGATAACTAACCTTGCGAAAAAATATTGcaacttgaaatgaaactattatttttttgcaaattattcatttcgaaTTGATACATCGTCATAGAATTATCATGACGAAATAAGTAgtaaaatgatttcattaagCATAATGAAAGCTTTAAAGTAAAcgattaaatttatatttcaatacctCCTAATTCGTACCGATCATAATTCAAGTATATTGAATTATAGAACATATGATTGATTGAATAGAAACACACTTAcacaattcaaaacaaaagattagTCATGTCGCCTAAAGTCAAAAGGATTACGACACAGCACCAAATCTTGAATCCCTAAAGGAACTTACATTGTAGATACCTTTACCTAAGTACGGGCAACGCTAGATAACATTATGACACAAGTTTATGCATTATGGTGAACTCGTAAAAGCTGTCCACATATCTCAAAAACTAATCTATGCAACAAACTTGTAAATTCTCATACGCACTAGTATTTTGCGAAACTTATTTCGTAAGTACCTGAAATCCAATCTATTGAATTTGGACGACTAAATATCAGGTAATTAAAACAATCTGAGATATAAAAGCAATTAAGAATGCCTCTAACGTATAATTGTGGGTGTTAATTGTAGCACTTATTATTAGTAACAGATTGCTCTAAATACTCAAAAATGAACTGAACGTCATTGTACAATCTCGTGTTGCCACAGACAGTGTGAAAGAAGGTGAATCAAATTACGATTTGCAAAAATTGGTACGATTTCAATTCAGAATGTCCGCACCTCGTTCCAAACGCATTATAATTTACCAAACGACGTGCACTTATTAGACTCTAAGTAGATAATACGAAGAATAAGAAGCAAATAACAATTGAAAGTCTACAGTTTTTTGCACTTTTAAGTCATTGTATGACCCTCCTCTTGTACGGCATAACAATAAAACCACTCCCAAGAAATGCATTAAAATCGAATGTTGTGAATGTTGCAAAAGCCAATGACCTTTTTGacctttattgttttattttctcgaAGTTATTACataacatgtaaaataattaaatttactgtAACTGCCACATTCCTTCGATACAATTACTACCGGGTCACttgattacaaaaatattacaagagCATACttagtacattaaaataatcaaaaacttgtaaatatgtTCCAAGACCTACATTAATGACTATTTAAAATCGAACCAGTTTCTGAAATGAAATTGCATAAAGAATAATCAAAGAATGTCATCCAATAAATTCATACATCAATTAAAGCGATCATAAAATTAGGAAACGTATGCTTACTCTCAACCGGTTTCTGTTTTACGATTCAATCAAGACcaatcttaataataatttaagcaGATTATTGTCTAATAATCGCGTACTTTGTTGGCATGATGCAACGAGAGTCGACCAATTAAATCTAGATCGGTCTAGACAGCCTAGTGGCGCCCCTACACACATGCTGGTCCTTTTCCGACAGTGCATTAATTTCTCTGACACTGATATCTCGGTGTCATTATGTAACATCAGATATGGTTACTTAAGGACGCAATTGTATTAAGTCTTTGTGTTTGTGTGATGCATTGCTGGGCACTTACTACGGTACAAACAAagtattgaatatttgtattgGCTGTGAGCatttactaatataaataatgtgataCCAAATCAATTACTCATTGATGGAAATGAAGCATGTCGCAACATCGGCTCAAAATTGTAGTTATTGCAACCTACCTCATCACTTACGTGTCAATGTATCTATACTGAATTCAGTATCAAACATACACCAGTACCAATAATAATCAGAAAACAAATGAGTAATTCGAAGTTTTTAGCTCTCGACAAGAATTCACAAACTGGCAAGTGAGTTAGGCACCCTTAGTTAGACACGGAATATGGTCAGCGCCTTTAATATTCCACTAGGACATTATAATAGTACCTACATGTATGCAGATACATGTTTCATGTGGGACCGGCCACCTGTAACGGACTGCCTTCGCAATACATCGACTGCTAAACTTTCACCACTGTCACTTAAACTAAATCTAGCTTATCCCATATGAGCTTATACGACACATGAGTTACATGTTAGAATTTATGTGGTCATGTAACAAAGGTATATCATAATAGTATCATGACACGATTAAAGAAACTGTAATCCAATAAATATTAGACCTTGTCAAGTCGTACCGGATAAGCTATTACACAATGGTAATGATTTCTTTAATCCTGTATCTCATTGTCAACAGTACCAACCTACCAGTCGTTGAATGGTTCGTGCACAAAGCATAATGTTTATTATCGGCTGTATTAATCGGAGGCTGAACACTAGAATTGTTATTGACGAAAGTTTCTGTGACCAAAGTATTACAAATACGCAGTCTGCATTCTTTTCtggcaataaaacaaaacaattgaagacagtttttatttatttatttgcaatgcATTAGTTACAGCAAGAACGTTGCTTATGAAAGATGTCATTTCAGGAGTATTTGTTATGACCGCCTAATGTAAATATCAATAGAAACGACGGTGGTCCAGCAGCAAAATGGGTCGACGATATCGTTAAGGTCTCGGGTCTattctggatgaggctagcacataACCGTAGAAATGATCACGAAAAGCTGAGGCCAACAGTTGGAAGACAAAGGctaaatgatgatgatgaatgtccagagatatttttgaaaaaacttttttgtaatcCTCTgaactttgttattataaaataaaacgtgacaTAAACTTCTAACACTTGCATATTCTCTAATTAAAACGCAGTGGCTTATGCGAGCtagttaatgtaatttattaaggCCTGTCATAATTATATAAGAGTTATAATCGGAACTGAATTAATTAGTGACAATCGCTAAACAGTTATGtaatcaaatattcaaatcgataagtattacaatattaatgtgTGACGCGTGTCATTTGGAAGTtttgtaatttagtttttaatgattaattgtTAGATATTAGTTTTTGATCTATTGACGATACACAGATATAAGCTTAAGTTAAGTTTAGACTAATCTTgtaaaaataccaataaataatcaGTTTTCGAATTATCttagaaaatatgtatttttttaaattaaatccaacCACATGAcgcataataataacaaaacagttgaagaaaaaattgacaaatatgTATGTTGATTGGTTGGTGCATTACCGTAACTTAATACCTTGACTTACAATCTAGATATAttccgaaacaaaaataaatatgactaaTTACTACCCGGACTAATATCAACAAAGGACTTAATATTAACTTCATAAAGCTACAACACCAGAGGGCCTCCACCGTcgcttaaattattattaagcaattgtggaaaagagatagagCGCTACACGGCGTAAAGCAGCATCTCTTTTCAACACCcggcaaaataaaatacattttagtgtGATAGTAAGCTCTCAGGGTAATGACTAAACTTGAGCAAGAGCCATGGCTTGTCATGATGACAAATATGCATGAATGAGTCAACAGAGGCATGGACTGACACTCAATTAAGAAGCTTTGTGAACACGTAATGAATAAGcatgatattattaaagatatctttgaaggaaataattatatttattgttagtcTCTTCCACGATCAGTGGGAATGGAGCCcttgttgtaaattatttccattgcataattaaattattccaaTAAGAATTATATAGAAATAAGCTTCTTTTTCAAAGACCTATTTTTTGGCTGATACTACGATACAAATAAAAAGGATGTGTTGCAACGTGCGACGTGGCACGGGCTCGATCCAAGCGTTGGACAAATATTTATGCGAAACACGAATTTggataaaaagtgtttttttataaataaataaacttaatcaaCTCTGTGTACCTACCTTAAATAGTAAGTACACAAAGTGTTTCTTAAGCAGTAGCATTGATTAAGCTTGGTCTATTCCAACCAGTTGAGACCAACTTATTATATTCTTATCAAATGATCAAGTCTTAAAAACCGtttacataattacatacaatGGGCTCTAAACAAATTATCGATCTCAGATAATTTCAGATACACTGACAAATAAGAGAATAGgtttgttacataaaaacattaccacaaataaatattgtaacagtTTTAAGCTACTGGTTAACACGTACGGTGTAACATGACATTGGTAACTATGATTTACGAAATTGGACTCTACTGCTTATAGATAAGGTTGTTGTTGAGCTTAGCTACTGTTTCTAATCTATTGTCGACATATGTGTGTTACTAGTGTATCTAAGTAGCGCGAGTCGTGGATTAAATAATCGATCATAATCCGACTCGAGTTATTCGCGTTTTTACACAACCTCCTTGcctacaaatacttttttagttTGTAGTCCAATGCCAACAAGTTCAATAGAAAATCTTTGGAAAAGTAGTGTTCAATATTATACCCAGTTATATGAAATCTACAAGTAAAACCTCTTTGCTATTACtgtaaattcttaaaaaacttaAGCCATAGTGGAAGGGAGACGACGCTCTACAATGCATAAACTGTCTCTTTTGTACCTGAGCAATTTGCGCTTAccataacttattaaaatatctatagtCTGTATGCATAAGTAGAAACCCCTTGGAAACATCAATCCAAAGATCTAAAAGATAACAAAATGAATGTAATTAGATGTCAGAGCAAGTAAGCGAGAACTATTTCCTAATGTAACTTAATGTTTTATCGTCGGTGTAATGACATTATCAATTCGCTACAGACTACCTGaggatataatttaatgttattaattaagcAATTCCGTGGTGTAACAAAATATACcgctacataaataaatattacaacattCCAATTCCAATTTATTCGATCATGTGTGTGTTGGCATTTATTGATATAtggtatatatttttcttagatCGTTTGAAATGATTGTCGCGTGCTAACATGAATTTTAAGGAGCAAAACCAGGTGTAGAATATTAGTCTCAAGGCGTGAACTAAACATGTAGAATTTTAAACTcattacctcagaacttcgtgCTCAATATTATAGGTTTGAATGAATGTTCTATGATATATTGGTTTATTAAAACCGTACTAATGACTGTAAATTGAACATATCAGAAATCGGTAATAATGCTTAAAGCTGTAAACAACCAGAGGTCGTTAACAACCTACATGTAACCATTGTGTAATGATTATCTTGTTAAACGAACTTTACACGATTGTATGGAATTGAAGTAAATGTTCTTTGTGTATTAATGGAATCTGAACTTTAACGTTTTACTTTAAGTTACCCTAAAAATACAACTCGAAATCGACAAAAAATACCCCTTTATTTTTGGTCAGACACTAGTGATGCTTTAACCCCAAAACTTGCTGAAAATACGAGACTAATTAAccattataaatatacaaagaaTTGTAGAACCTTACATTAAACCTAAGTCTTCagcataaaagaaaaaaaaacacgatctCTGCGCTTTTTTCACATATAATGTGATATGTATATATTCATATATCCACGTAGGTTCAAACATACTTAAACAATGAGCCTGCACCAATCACTCCATCAAAGATCACATACCACGTGCACATTGAACCTTTGATACCGATCGAGCTCATATAGGCCAGCAGATCTTAAAGATACAGTTACTCAACTGTCAGGTAGAGGCACGCCCGATCTGACGCCAGATTACAGATCCTTGCTATCGCCGATCAAGCTTACATAACGATATACTTTGGACACATCATACGCCTACAGTGACTAATCGTCGGTAATttgtaatgagattttttaaatcaaccccccccccccccccccggttCGCGAAAGTCTGATTTATTTCTAGTCTATCGATTGATATAAGATTGATTATATATGAAATTGCGTGTATCCCAATTTTATAGGCACTCAAAAATTGTGTGTGTAAAATAGGTTAACTAAATAGGTAAATTTGCATTCACGTTTGTTCCTcaatgtcatgtttttttttagtctaaaGTTTGAGGTGGTAACCTAGAATTAAGCAAAAATCAACCAAATGAAAGAAAATCTAACCAGTCTTATCCAAAGAAGCCTGCCTTACAAGGTACATTTTGCACAGCTATAGGTAAAAAGTATATTACTCTAAATTCTGATCAATGTGTGAATTCGCCTTGCccacatacatataataaagaATCCAAGTACGAGTACACGCCAGTACcaacttattttttaacacaaatcCGAGAGCTTTCACAGTTGATCAGCACACGCAATGAACTCAGTTTTATCGATAAAGGATATGTAATTCAAGTGTTATGGGTGTTTAAATGAGATACTAAAATATTCAGGCAGTTACATTGAGGTCTAggttaataagtaaatattgacgggaacatatttttttaaagtagaatGACATCGAATTGGCGCCAGTGTTCTTGTGGACATTGTATCACATTCCCTTGTCACCCTGACAATACAATCTCTGCTGGTCTCCTACAAGATTAATGAGAATATAATAATCGAcatcatgtttttttaagaaaatgtatttagggAAGTTCAACAAATATTCTAGTCTGATACAGAAAGACATCTAGagtcagaataagcattcgtggatcacggtGGTTGTCCTACGCAAAGATCAAATCCGACACACACTTAGCGCGCAATGGATTTGATATTAATTGCCACTAATTTTAAAACGAAGATAGAGATTCATAGAATAATACACTTTAATgcctcattcataaaaaaatgtactgcAAATGAGTAATAAATTAGGTCTTAGAAGTAAGTTGGTAATAGAAATCATATATCGAATAATAGTTTGACAATACCTCCACAACTGCTCGCGAGTGTACGCTACTTACTCTTTCGTAAGACCTCACTCCCTCAGCAGGCTCAGAGCATTTAAGCATAAATTAGGTTGATGTTATTACCCGCAGCATATTACTTATACCACTTTTGGTATGCAGATTACTCTGCAAGCATACGTGATTAAACAGCCTCATTATCTATGCTTGAAAGTGAAAATCTTCAATACagaaaaagataatatttaccTACACTAAACATATTATTGATATCTACGAGTATATCTATCGTACAAATGTTTTCGGATCTAAACTATAATAACGCCATATTCTTTTATGTAAGACATTTTAAGATTAAGGTATTTTTGATGATGCCATAAGGTATAAACAGATTCTAATAAAAATCACCTCTCTAAATAtcacctactaatattacaataagTTTTATATTCTCACGCTAATAGCCATGAGAGTCATGTAATCTTGGACAAGCCCAATGCTCTTTATCGTCACATTTACCCTTCACTATAGATAATATCACAAAGGCCAATAACTATATCCGACATGAAAATCAAacactaattaattttgtataaaccTCCGGTCGCAAGAGGCTATTGATAAACCTTATCAATGTTCAGTTGTTCTATTTCAACCGTACCAAGCCAAATGATAATAGCCCTCCCAGTTTCCATGTTCCTTTTATCTGAAAAGCTGACACTTGTCCAATTTGTTACTAGGGAAcagtggcgtgcagtccatagagacaaaaagacactgcctaccctgagaaattcagatattataggtacataattactattcataaaataaacaatattcgtagaacacgtatcagcgccatctatctattacacgttgtaacatattctatcaagggaggattatcaatatttcaaaattagtacacttttttgccgaagtgcgccacggaaagacacttcaactcgatgtctcagtgacgtaggtactttaagcatgtgtgcgtgtgacagactcgtagtcatgacaatgtgtctatgtctgttttcct includes these proteins:
- the LOC113502684 gene encoding histidine-rich glycoprotein-like → MFLQVAALCLLAVSAHAHVAVSHHSRVDHYKHGHDHFDHKVHHPIHHDHHHDHHEVHHGHDDGHHGHHIEHHDEHHYDSHHPSYKFEYSVKDEHTGDHKAQEEHRDGDVVKGHYFLVEPDGNERTVHYSADDHHGFRADVHHKTAHHHIIPHHHHHHHDHGHH
- the LOC113502360 gene encoding cuticle protein 19-like; amino-acid sequence: MDFVYLKMVWLLNSWLFASGAPVAMLQHATSSQSIVFHQLPAAPAAPVTTPTPVGPSSSGSHAKYEYKYEVSDHQTGDRKSHWESRDGDKVRGVYTLYEPDGALRTVEYTADALHGFNAVVRRNEPNKHSHLGAGYKPDVPVNTVHSYDETGPGYAAERGTYPVQNTVTRRQGKPNQYNQGVEYSVDHGRNPDKAY